The following are encoded in a window of Deltaproteobacteria bacterium genomic DNA:
- a CDS encoding (deoxy)nucleoside triphosphate pyrophosphohydrolase, with protein sequence MASEYLPVVAAVIYRDQNLLLARRKPGKSMAGYWEFPGGKIEAGETAEKALARELLEEFDIIVSVGKEIATHRHDYEHIKIELIAHETRIESGEFELRDHDAIVWVTAQEASEYKLAPADIPILDHILQAQA encoded by the coding sequence ATGGCTAGCGAGTATCTCCCAGTGGTCGCAGCCGTAATCTACCGCGACCAAAACCTCCTTCTTGCGAGAAGAAAGCCCGGCAAATCCATGGCTGGCTACTGGGAGTTTCCGGGCGGGAAAATTGAGGCCGGAGAAACTGCCGAAAAAGCTCTCGCGCGCGAACTCCTCGAAGAGTTCGATATCATTGTTTCTGTTGGCAAAGAGATTGCCACCCACCGACATGATTATGAGCACATCAAAATTGAGCTTATCGCTCACGAAACTCGAATTGAGTCGGGTGAATTTGAATTGCGAGATCATGACGCCATCGTCTGGGTTACTGCTCAAGAAGCTAGTGAGTACAAGCTTGCTCCGGCCGATATCCCTATTTTAGACCATATCCTCCAGGCGCAGGCCTAG
- the rpsD gene encoding 30S ribosomal protein S4: MSRNRGPRLKIVRRFQQHLPGLTRKTAERRPYPPGVHGMSRRIKRSDYRVRLEEKQKLRFNYGVTERQMRTYFKKALAHPGDTGQYLLQSLESRLDNVVFRAGFAPTIPAARQFVTHGHVMVNGRRLDIPSYTCQAGDVISIREKSQKMPLVEECIASPALEIPSYLGTEDSSPFKKEFRSTPTRDDVPLEVQENLIIEFYSQIV, from the coding sequence ATGTCGCGAAACCGCGGTCCTCGTTTAAAAATTGTTCGGCGTTTCCAACAACACCTGCCAGGCTTGACGCGCAAAACTGCCGAGCGTCGCCCATATCCGCCAGGTGTCCACGGCATGTCACGTCGTATCAAGCGGTCTGATTATCGTGTTCGTCTCGAAGAGAAGCAGAAGCTTCGTTTTAACTACGGTGTGACCGAGCGTCAGATGCGTACTTACTTCAAGAAGGCGTTGGCTCACCCAGGTGATACAGGTCAGTACTTGCTTCAGTCATTGGAAAGCCGTTTAGACAACGTTGTTTTCCGTGCTGGTTTTGCACCCACGATTCCTGCTGCTCGTCAGTTCGTAACGCATGGCCATGTAATGGTAAACGGACGTCGTCTCGACATCCCAAGCTATACTTGCCAAGCAGGCGACGTAATCTCTATTCGTGAGAAGAGCCAGAAGATGCCATTGGTTGAGGAGTGCATTGCATCTCCAGCTTTGGAAATCCCAAGCTACCTCGGCACTGAAGATTCTTCTCCGTTTAAGAAGGAGTTTCGTTCAACTCCTACTCGTGATGATGTTCCTCTTGAAGTTCAAGAAAACCTCATCATCGAATTTTATTCTCAGATTGTCTGA
- a CDS encoding methyltransferase domain-containing protein, with amino-acid sequence MKWKDLLFSTGLSANFYTAITRQVFWRRAIIGMLDCVQCVPLKAKILDLGCGPGTSTFALGARIPRPAQLTGIDLSGEMIEIARAAHQKDWSHLKHLSFTQGDATHLPYPDQSFDLVFGHSFLYLVDDPVAVLLEVARVLKTNGQVVFMEPNGNGSLKKAALESIPNAAQWLSRPWSAARFGISMALWRVVSGGVGQMTEDKLSRFFTQAGFTEHHTQPTLGSLGLHTSGKIQH; translated from the coding sequence ATGAAATGGAAAGACCTTCTTTTTAGCACTGGGCTCAGTGCGAACTTCTACACCGCCATAACCCGGCAGGTCTTCTGGAGAAGAGCCATCATCGGCATGCTCGATTGCGTCCAATGTGTCCCTCTGAAGGCGAAAATCCTAGACTTGGGCTGTGGGCCAGGAACCAGTACGTTTGCTCTGGGAGCGCGAATCCCCAGGCCCGCTCAGCTCACTGGGATCGATCTCTCAGGTGAAATGATTGAGATTGCCCGCGCCGCCCACCAAAAGGATTGGTCGCATCTTAAGCACCTGAGCTTTACACAGGGCGACGCCACCCACCTTCCCTACCCCGACCAAAGTTTCGACCTGGTCTTTGGGCACAGTTTTCTTTACCTCGTCGATGATCCGGTCGCTGTGCTCTTGGAAGTAGCACGCGTACTCAAAACAAACGGCCAAGTTGTTTTTATGGAGCCCAACGGCAATGGCTCCCTCAAAAAAGCGGCACTTGAATCAATTCCCAATGCCGCTCAGTGGCTTAGCCGGCCTTGGAGTGCCGCCCGGTTTGGGATCTCAATGGCTCTGTGGCGTGTCGTTAGCGGCGGAGTCGGCCAGATGACGGAAGACAAGCTCTCTCGTTTTTTCACGCAAGCTGGCTTTACCGAGCACCACACACAGCCCACCCTCGGCTCCCTCGGACTTCATACCAGTGGGAAAATTCAGCATTGA
- a CDS encoding SUMF1/EgtB/PvdO family nonheme iron enzyme — protein MTRLAYLPLLTGMCLFLLSTGCSAIPDGDTACPSGYPFSSCPEGYTCIEEEPGCEAAAATEVESCASQDYSICSGDTAYWYDSCGNLQGVREECTDTECFDGKCLDPACDDTNQNGSETDIDCGGSCPTCDEGQSCLVDSDCVSYLCTDSVCSASSCSDGVANGGETDVDCGGPACSGCGINLNCLENSDCESTTCQNGACVMSFCNDGTLNGSESDVDCGGEDCAGCEGGQTCSEGSDCLSQTCSGGTCTEFNCPSDMVRIGTRAACIDKYEAAVFQNEDCSGTQYGLDTNDNFPSGFPDNVASEGCTGTCQEVTVTEPSTAVYACSNSGVRPSANMTWFQARRACENSGKQLCKLPSDWLFSCQSGISNEYPYGNTYVQSQCNDGWRGVGRSEPGGTLANCHGQGFAAPLYDMSGNVWEWTDSCIGSGQCFQAGGGFSDIDDYLQCDHSLAAAANVGNQFTGFRCCYTP, from the coding sequence ATGACTCGACTGGCTTATTTACCCCTGCTCACAGGTATGTGCCTCTTTCTTTTAAGTACCGGGTGCTCAGCTATCCCCGACGGCGATACGGCATGCCCCAGCGGTTATCCATTTTCCTCCTGCCCCGAGGGGTACACTTGTATTGAGGAAGAACCTGGTTGCGAAGCTGCCGCGGCTACCGAAGTGGAATCATGCGCCTCTCAAGATTATTCGATTTGCTCGGGCGACACCGCCTACTGGTATGACAGCTGCGGAAACCTCCAGGGTGTTCGAGAAGAATGCACCGATACCGAATGTTTCGATGGTAAATGCCTAGATCCAGCATGCGATGATACCAACCAAAATGGCTCCGAAACGGACATCGACTGCGGTGGTTCCTGCCCAACCTGTGACGAAGGACAAAGCTGCTTGGTCGACTCAGACTGTGTAAGTTACCTCTGCACAGACAGTGTCTGCTCGGCCTCTAGCTGCAGCGATGGCGTAGCAAACGGTGGTGAAACCGACGTGGATTGTGGTGGTCCAGCATGCTCAGGATGCGGCATCAACCTCAACTGCCTTGAAAACTCAGACTGTGAATCTACGACCTGCCAAAATGGCGCGTGCGTGATGTCTTTTTGTAACGATGGCACACTCAATGGTTCGGAATCCGATGTCGACTGTGGCGGCGAAGATTGCGCGGGCTGTGAAGGCGGCCAAACGTGTAGCGAAGGCTCCGATTGCTTAAGCCAAACCTGCAGCGGTGGCACTTGTACCGAGTTTAACTGCCCCAGTGATATGGTTCGCATCGGCACAAGAGCTGCCTGCATCGACAAGTACGAAGCAGCTGTTTTTCAAAATGAAGACTGCAGCGGAACCCAGTATGGCTTAGATACCAACGACAACTTCCCTTCAGGGTTTCCCGACAATGTAGCCAGCGAAGGTTGCACAGGAACATGCCAGGAAGTTACCGTCACAGAGCCAAGCACGGCAGTTTACGCATGTAGCAACAGCGGTGTCCGCCCAAGTGCCAACATGACTTGGTTCCAGGCTCGCCGCGCGTGTGAAAACAGCGGCAAGCAGCTTTGTAAACTCCCATCAGACTGGCTCTTCTCCTGCCAAAGCGGCATCAGTAACGAGTACCCCTACGGCAATACTTACGTTCAGTCTCAATGTAACGATGGCTGGCGGGGCGTCGGGCGTTCCGAGCCCGGAGGAACTCTCGCAAACTGTCACGGCCAAGGATTTGCCGCACCTCTTTACGATATGAGCGGTAACGTGTGGGAATGGACCGATAGCTGCATCGGTAGCGGTCAGTGCTTTCAAGCTGGTGGTGGCTTTTCAGATATCGATGATTACCTGCAATGTGACCACTCTTTGGCTGCAGCGGCCAACGTTGGCAACCAATTTACAGGTTTTCGCTGTTGCTACACGCCTTAA